The segment TTTGCCTTGACCTCCGCAACGACGCCAACCATTGGCGCCGTCAGCACCCCGCTTGGCGCGGAGGGCTCTGTGGCGCCCAATCCGGCCGGCGCGAATCGCCAGACCATCCCGTTCCACTCAAGCTCAATAGAACCACCGGCGCGTCGCGCCGGCATTTCAATCCACCGCTCGGCGCCATCCTCCTCGATGACGCAAAGCCGAACGCGGCGGTCGGCGAATGAGATCGCGCGCAGGTCCCATGCACGCCCATCCTCCGTCTGCAGCCGCCAACCGGCGTGAGTCCGCTCCATCGCCAGGTCCAGTGTCACTGTGGCAGAGCGAAATCGGTGCTTCATCGCTTCTCATTCCTGGCGATCAATTCCGCCAGCCCGCGCCTTCCCGCCAGGGATCCGGAGCCTTCGGGCTGGTTGCGGGCGCCCCGCGAACGTCCGCTCCGGAAGCGCTGATAGCGGCCAGCGCCAGCAGAACCTCGTCCGGAGGCGCCTGGTCGTGTGAGGCGGTGTCTAGCTCCTCTTCCAGCAGACGCGTATACAGATCGCCCTGCACAAATGTGGGGTGCCTTAGAATGCGAAGCAAATCGGGGATGCTGGTGGCAATGCCAAGCACGTCAAAGTGGAGCAGCGCCTGCTCCAGTCGCGCTGCTGCGAGGTCCCGTGTCTCGCCTGAACAGATCACCTTGGCCAAAAGTGGGTCGTACCAGGAAGGAACAATGCTCCCTCGCTCCACTCCGGTATCGCAGCGCACGCCCGGGCCGACGGGTGGCGCCCACGCCGCAATCTCGCCGGCTGAAGGAAGGTGCGTCTCCGGATCCTCCGCACACACTCGCGCCTCAATAGCGTGGCCGCACCATCGGACTTCGCTCTGCTTCCACCGCATTGGTTTACCGGCGGCTATCTCCAGCTGCATCCGCACCAGGTCCAGGCCGGTCACCATCTCGGTAACCGGATGCTCCACCTGCAGCCGTGCATTCACTTCCAGAAAGTAGAAACGCCCGGTGGCGGGCTCAAATAGAAACTCCACCGTGCCGGCGCCACAATAGGCGGACGCTTTCGCCACCGCAACCGCAGTCTGGCAGACCTCTTCGCGCTGGTTGGCGGTTAGCGCCGGCGATGGGCTCTCTTCAATCACCTTCTGGTGGCGGCGCTGCAGCGAGCATTCGCGCTCGCCAAGGTGCAGTACGCCGCCGTGAGTATCGCCAAACACCTGAACCTCGATGTGGCGCGGTCGATCAAGATACAGCTCCAGCAGAACGCGGCTGTCACCCCTGGCCGCTACCGCTTCGCGTCGCGCTTCGGCCAGTTGATCGAGAAACACTGCCGCACTTCCAGCGATGCGCAGCCCTCGGCCGCCGCCGCCGGAAACTGCCTTGATGAGGACTGGAAAGCTGATGAGGCGCGCGGCGTCCAGGAGGGCCGCATCGGATTGATCTTCGCCATCGTAGCCCGGTACCACCGGGACGCCGGCCGCGGCCATCGTACGGCGCGCGGCACTTTTGTTCGTCAGTAGGTCCATACATTCCGGCGAGGGACCGATAAACGCCATTCCCGCTTCGTCGCAGGCCCGCGCGAACAACGGGCTCTCGCTCAAAAACCCGTAACCGGGATGAACGGCGTCGGCATGGAGAGCGGCGGCGCCGGCCGTCATAGCCTCCACGTTCAGGTAGCTCGCGGCTGCCGGCGCCGGGCCCACGCAGATCGCGGCCGTGGCATAGCGCACGAAGGGCGCTCCGGCATCGGCCTCGGAGTAGAGCGCCAGCGGCTCAATACCAGCTTCACGGCACGTCCGCATAATGCGGAGGGCTATCTCACCGCGATTGGCCACAGCCACGCGCCGCAGCTTCAACCGGTGAGCCCGTCAAATCGCGGCGCGCGCTTCTCCAGAAAGGCGGTCAGCCCCTCCTGCCCCTCGGGCGAAACGCGGAGTTCCGCGATGCATTCTGCTGTGTGCTGCGCCACAGCACCGCTCTGGATGCCCGGTAACTCGCGCAGCAGTTTCTTGGTGGCCGCCACGGCTCTTGGCGCCGCCCGCGCGAATTCTGCCGCCGACTCATAAGCCACGTTGTACAGACGGTCTGGCGGCACAACTTCGTCCAACAGTCCCGCCCGAAGTGCCGCCTCTGCCGAAAACTTGCGTCCCGTCACCATCCAGGAGCGCGCTCGCCCGCCGGTGCGGCGCAGTATGAACGGAGCGATGGTTGCAGGCGCCAGCCCCAAACGCACTTCGCTGAACGCAAACACGCAATCCTCGGCGGCAACCGCATAATCGCAGGCTGAAATGAGCCCAATAGCGCCACCCATGGCCGCTCCCTGAACCTCCGCCACCGTTACCTTGCGGCACTCATCAATCGCCGCGAAGAGCGCCTGCAGCCGCAGCGCGTCTGCAAGGTTCTCTTCGCGTGAATATGCCGCCATGCGCCGCATCCAGTCGAGGTCGGCCCCGGCAGAGAATACGCTGCCCATGCCCCGGAGCACCACGACGCGCACTGCCGTGTCGGCCCCAAAATCGGCAAATGCAGCCATCAGCTCCGCAATCATCGAGTCGTCAAACGCATTTCGCTGCTCGGGGCGATTCAGCGTGATGGTGCCAACACCGTTCGATTCAACCGCGCGCTCAATGCTGCTCATAGTCACTCTCTCTACATACGGAACACGCCAAAGTCTGTGCTGGGAATCGGTGCGTTGTACGCTGCGGATATTCCAAGCCCAATGGCCATACGCGTATCAACGGGGTCCAGAATGCCGTCATCCCACAGCCTGGCCGTGCTGTACATCGGGCTGCCTTCGTCTTCGTACTGCTCAAGAATTGGCCGGGCGATCGCCTCAGCCTCCGCTTCCGACAGCTCACGACCCTGAGCAGCCATCTGCTCGCGCTTTATCTGCACCATCACGCCCGCCGCCTGTGCGCCACCCATCACCGATATGCGCGCGCCCGGCCACATCCAAAGCTGGCGCGGCGAATAGGCCCGTCCGCACATTCCGTAGTTGCCGGCTCCAAACGACCCTCCGATTATCACCGTAAACTTGGGAATATCGGCGCAGGCAACGGCGGTCACCATCTTGGCGCCGTGGCGGGCAATGCCTTCGTTTTCGTACTTGCGGCCCACCATAAAGCCGGTGATGTTCTGCAGAAAGACCAGCGGAATGCGCCGCTGGCAGCAGAGCTCCACGAAGTGCGCGCCTTTTTGCGCGCTCTCCGAAAACAGAATGCCGTTGTTGGCCATAATCCCAACGTCAAACCCCAGCCAGCGCGCGAACCCGCAGACCAGTGTTGTGCCAAACAGCGCCTTAAACTCCGCAAAGCGGCTGCCATCCACCAGGCGGGCGATGACCTCCCGGACCTCAAATGGCGTACGCAAGTCGGTCGGCACGATTCCGTAAAGATCCGCTGCCGGATAGAGTGGATCTTCCGCCTCGGCAAAGCCGTTCGGCAGCTGCTTTTGACCGGGTATGGCGGCGACGATCTCGCGCAGCAGGCGGATGGCCTCTTCGTCATTTTCCGCCAGGTAATCGGCAACGCCGCTCAGGCGAGTATGAACATCTGCGCCGCCCAGCTCTTCCGCCGTCACCTCTTCGCCGGTGGCCGCCTTGACCAGCGGCGGGCCGGCGAGAAAGATGGTGCCGGTGCCGCGGACGATTATCGCCTGGTCCGCCATCGCCGGTACATACGCGCCACCTGCCGTGCAGCTGCCCATCACGGCCGCTATCTGGGGTATGCCAGCGGCCGACATCCGCGCCTGATTGTAGAATATTCGCCCGAAGTGATCGCGATCTGGGAAAACCTGAGCCTGCAGCGGCAAGAATGCGCCACCCGAATCGACAAGGTAGATGCATGGCAGCCGGTTTTCAGACGCTATCTCCTGCGCGCGCAGGTGCTTCCTGGCCGTCATCGGGAAGTAGGTGCCACCCTTTACCGTGGCGTCGTTGGCCACAATCATGCAGTCCAGCCCGCACACTGAACCGATACCGGTTACGATGCCGGCGCCAGGCGCTCCGCCATCATACAGCCCATTCGCCGCAAGCGTGCTGAACTCCAGGAACGGTGAGCCCTCGTCAATCAAGGCTTCGATGCGCTCCCGCGCCAACATCTTGCCGCGCGCATGATGGCGTTCGCATGCCGCCTTGCCGCCACCGGCGCGAGCAACCTCCATCGCCTGTTTCAGGCTGGAGGTAAGTGCGCGCTGGCGGGCCGCATTCTCCTGATAATCCGCCAGTGATGTGTCGACACGGGTTGGGAGGATCATTGTGGCCTGCAACTATGCTGTCACACCGCCGGAATCACCCACAACCGTCCGCGATAGCTGAAACTGAGCGAAGACCCCCTGGGTAGCCAGCGTATGTTGACCGGCCACGTGTAGCGAACCGACCTCGAGGAAGGATCGCGGTAGGGCACCATGGGCGCGCTGCCGATATGTTTCATGCCCCGTCCCATAGCGTCACTCAGCCAGAGGCCGCAACTCGAACCGTTTTTCAATACCCAGGCCAACCGAGTCCCTTGTGGCGACAGCGCTGCTTCGGATACGCGGCAGCGTGCCGGCAGGGCTACCGGCAGACCCACGGCCCGTGTCGCCGCGCCATGCCACTCGGCAAGCAACAGCATAGCGTGGTCCGACGCGGCGGAGCGGCCCGCCGGCGCATCGAGGAGCATCACGTGACCGGAAGCCGAGATGCCCAGCATCAGGCCGTCCGGCAGGCCGCTTACCGGAATCACCTGCTGAACTCCGGGCAGCTCGACGTCGTGCACGACCAGTCTCGGAACACGCCATACACCGTTGGTCATCACTTCCGCAGCCTCAACCCACTGACTCGAGTCGCGAGACCACGCTGGGTCCTCCGACGTCTGGTGGTCGCCGCCGCGCGGCCACCGGCCTTTGAGCTCGCCGGAGAGTGAGTAGAGGTACCAGTGAGTATCCCGACCGGCCCACAAAAGCATGGTGCCATTCGGAGCGATGCTGCTGGTGGCAGGTAGGTCCAAACGCTCTGGATTGGCGTCGATACCGCCGGTGCCTGATGGCGAGCCGACAACCATGGCACGATGCGCTGCGCTGTTTTGGTACGCTGCCGTAAGCAGATTGAGCGGCGCCGTGAGGCCCGTCTTCCGGTCTCGCAAACTGATGTTCCACGTCCGGTCCCGAGTGTGCTCAATCAGCAGCAGCGTATTCTCATCGCGCCAAAAGTACCGGCTCTGTACGGCGTCGGGCGCTGGGGCAAAGCTGTGGGCGCGCTCAGTGAGTGACGTGTCGGGTCCCGTCTCAACAGCCGCGGCACGGCGAAGCAAACCCGAACACCCTGCAGCCGCGCAAGTGGTGAAGAAAGCCCTCCGACTAGCCTGGTTCGCCATGTTCCCGCCACCGCCGTTCCATACGAGATTTGCGTGAGCAGTGCGCCTGCCTACCGCCTCCAGAGTATATCACGCAGCGCGTCCCAAGGTGCGGCCAACAGGGGCAGAATCCGGCACCATCGATTCGAGATCGTTGTGCGTCAGACGCCCAGTCTGCTTCGCCGTAGGACCTCGTCTCCGCCACACGGCCGTACTGGTTTGTAGCCCTTCAACGGCAGCAGATTCTCGTGTATGGCGTCCAGAATATCCGTAGGGTAGGGGAAAAACGCCTCCTCCAGCTCGTCCGGTGGCGTTATCCAGTTGCGGGCGCCAACCACCACCGGCGGCGCGTCCAGGTCATCAAATGCCAGTCTGCCGATCGTTGCTGCAAACGTCTGCAGCACGCTTCCGCGCTCGCAGGCATCGGAGGCCAGCAGAATGCGGCCCGTTTTGCGCACCGATTCCAGCGGCAAGGTGTAGTCAAACGGCGTCAGCGAACGGGCGTCTATCACCTCGCAGGTTACACCAAACTCCTCCTTCAGCCGGTCAGCCGCTTCCAGTGCGCGGTAGAGCGTGGCGCCTACTGTGAGGATCGTGACGTCGCTGCCGGAGCGCTTGATGTCTGGCTTGCCGATCTCCACGCGATACTCATCCCGCGGTACGCCGCCAGGGTGAAAAACCTCCGGCATGTCGTACAGCCGCTGACTCTCAAAGAAGATGACGGGATCACTGCCGGTGAGCGCGCTGGTCATCAATCCGCGGGCGTCATACGGCGTCGCGGGAAACACCACCTTGAGGCCGGGAATATGCGTAACCAGCGCAGTCCAATCCTGACTGTGTTGCGCGCCGTACTTGCTGCCGACGGAAACGCGCACCACCACCGGCATCTCCAGCGTTCCGCCCGACATCGCTTGCCACTTTGCCAGCTGGTTGAACAGTTCGTCGCCGGCGCGCCCCATAAAGTCGCAGTACATCAGCTCTACCAGCGCGCGTCCACCCTCCAGCGCGTAGCCCACGGCGGCGCCTACAATTGCGCCCTCGGCAATTGGGCTGTTGAACAACCGGTGGTACGGTGTGGCTTCGGTCAGGCCGCGATAGACGGCAAAGGCGCCACCCCAATCGCGGTTTTCTTCGCCCCAGAGGGCCAACGTTGGGTCGGCATACAGCCGCGGCAATATCGCTTCGTAAAGCGCGTCTCGCATGGCAAGGCACTTGCCTCGCGGCAGAGGCGTCCCGTCACCATCCAGTCCGCTCCGGCTTTTGGCTTCCAACTGCCGGGACCGAGCGTTCGCCGTGATCGGCTCGAGCATATCGGCACTTTCGCCGTTCCATGGGGCCGCAGTCTCCATGCCGGCCGGCGCGGCGGGTACCGGCCGATGCTGATTGGATGTGATCGTCCGCTCCAGCAGATTGCCGTCCACCATCAGGTTGGCGCGCGGCGAAATCTCCAGATCGGCAGCGGAGCGCAGAGCCCGCGCTACAATCTCCTGAACCTGTTGCTCCATTTCACCGCGGGCGGAGGCAGCAAGCACATTTGCCTTCTCCAACTGCAAGCCAAACTGCTCCAGCGAGTCGACTTTCCGCCAGGCGTCAATCTCGCTCTTTTCGCGGTATGAGGAGGCGTCGGAGGGTGAGTGCCCGCTGTAGCGGTAGGTTACGGTATCCAGCAGTACCGGCCCGTCGCCGCGCTCCAGCGTTTGGCGCTTGCGCCGAATGGCGTCTACCACGGCCAACGGATTGTAGCCGTCAACACGCTCGGCATGAAGCGACGTGGGCGATAGGCCGGCGCCCAGCCGCGCAAGGATGCCCATGCCGCCCGTTTCGCCGACCGGTTGCCCGCCCATGCCGTAAAAGTTGTTGACGAAATTGAAGATCAGCGGCAGTCCGCCACGATGAGCGCTATCCCAAAGAGTCTTGAACTGGTCCATCGTCGCGAAGGAGAGCGCCTCCCACGTTGGACCGCAGCTGGCTGATGCATCGCCGATATTGCAAATGACGATGCCGGCGCCGCGGTGTATTCGCTTGAAGAGCGCGGCGCCGGTGGCGATATCGGCCGACCCACCTACGATGGCATTGTTGGGGTAGATGCCGAACGGCGTGAAAAAAGCGTGCATGCTGCCGCCCATTCCGCGATTGAAACCAGCCTCGCGTCCGAAGATTTCGGCCAGCGCACCGTAGAGCAGAAAGTCGACTGCAAGGTCGTGAACTGTACCGGCGCCAGTCCGCTCCACGGCCCGGAGCGTTTCGCCGTCCAGGCTCGTCTCCATGATGGTGGTAAGCGTGGTGTCGTCCAGCTTATCAATCGCCGACAGCCCCTTCGCCAGTATCTCGCCGTGGCTGCGATGACTTCCAAAGATATGGTCATGGCAATCTAGCAACCATGCCTGACCCACAGCGGAGGCCTCCTGCCCGATAGAAAGGTGTGCGGGGCCCTTGTGGTTATATTCGATTCCGCTCCAGGATCCCTTCAGCTTGATGTCGTTCAGCATCGTCTCAAAGGTGCGGATGATCGTCATGTCGCGCAGCATCCGGACCAGCTCGGCGTCACTGAAGTTGGCGCGCTCCTGTTTCAACGTACGACCGTACTCGTTTACAGGTATCGGGGCGAACAACACCTCGCCGCGCTTTCGCACCTTGACGGGATCAATCAACAGACTCTTCGGCATGCCTTGTTCTCCTGAGTGTCAATCCATTTGGCGGCCCGACGCCGCTCCTCTTGACAACAGCATACACGTTTGAACGAAAATAAGCAATAATAAGTGAAAGAAATCGCAATGTATGGCCGGGCCGATTACCAAACGCACCGATCCAGCTGGTGAGAGCGGATGCTGAAACACGAGCGACATAGTCGAATACTCCGAGCGATGGAACTCGGCCAATCTGCCGAAGTAGCATCGCTCGCCAGGGAGTTTGGCGTATCGGAGCAGACGGTACGGACCGACCTTGCCGAACTGGTTAGTCTTGGCAGGGTGGAACGCGTACACGGCGGGGCGCGTCTTCGTGTGCCGACCGCTGGCATCGAGGACGGCTGGCAGCGCCGCATGCAGGCGCAAACGCGGGCCAAAGCGGCGATTGCGGCGGCATCCGCCAGGCTGCTGCAGCCCGGGCAGCGCGTGCTGCTGGATGCCGGCACCACATGCCTCGCGATCGCGGCTCAGATGGCGCCACTGACCGAGGTGAAGGTTGTGACCAACTCGCTGGCCGCTCTGGAGCTTCTGTCTCGGGCCGGGCTGGAGGTCACGCTCCTCGCGGGCGTTTACCATCCGCAGCGGCGCGCGGTGATGGGCAGCCTTACACGCGCCAGCATCGCACAGGTGGGTGTGGACGTTGCCTTCATCGCTCCATCCGGCGTGGACCTGAAAACCGGTCTGACGGTTGCCGATGACGACGCGGCCGAACTGAAACGCGCGATGATCCATGCGGCCAGGCGCGTTTGTATCGTGGCCGACAGCACCAAGTTCGGCAAGGCCGGGCACGGCATAATCTGCCCGATCGATACCGGCATGGAGATCATCACGGATGCCGGCGTTGGGGAAGCGGAGCGGCGTGCCTTCAAGCAGAGAAAAGTGATACTGAATATCGCCGCCGCCGCTCCTCGGTGAGGAGTTTTAACATGCTGTTAACACTGCCTTAAAGCACAGCTTTTAGAATCGCGGTTAACAAACCGCTGTCTGCGGCACGAAGCCAAGCTCTGCAGCGGTTGAAGAATGGAGACCATGAAGCCACCCTTGCGTATCGCCTTGATCCTCGTAGGCGCCGTAGTTTGGGCGCTGGCAACCTCGGCAGCATCCGCGCAGACCATAATGGGCGCCGGTTCATCGTTTGCGTACCCGATCTATCAAAAATGGTTTGATGCCTATCACAAGCTGCATCCGGACGTGAACTTTAACTATCAGCCAAACGGCTCCGGGGCCGGAATAGCGCAGTACCAGTCCGGCGTGGTCGATTTTGGCGCTACCGATGCACCGCTTACCGATGCGCAGCTGGCCGCGTCCGGCCGGCCGACGGCACAGATCCCCACGGTCTCGGGCTGTATCGCCATGTCGTACAATCTGCCCAACGTCCGCTCCGGGCTTCGCCTGTCGGGCTCGGTGATTGCAGAAATCTACCTGGGTGAGATCAAGCAGTGGAACGACAAGCGGATCGCTGCGCTCAATCCGCTCATTCCGCTTCCAAACCTGCCGATCGTGGTGGCGCATCGTGCCGACAGTTCAGGCACCACCTACGTCTTTACCAACTATCTGGCATCAGTCAGCCCGGAGTGGAAAGCCAAAGTGGGCGCCGCAAAGTCGGTCAACTGGCCGGTCGGACTAGGCGGCAACCAGAACCCGGGCGTAGCCGGGATCATCAAGGGATCGCCGGGCGGATTCGGCTACGTGGAACTGGCGTACATCCTGCAAACGCATCTTCCTGCCGCCACGGTTGAAAACGGCTCCGGGAACTTTGTGTTTCCCTCCGTGAGCAGCACGGCGCTCGCCGTTTCGG is part of the Armatimonadota bacterium genome and harbors:
- a CDS encoding biotin/lipoyl-binding protein is translated as MKHRFRSATVTLDLAMERTHAGWRLQTEDGRAWDLRAISFADRRVRLCVIEEDGAERWIEMPARRAGGSIELEWNGMVWRFAPAGLGATEPSAPSGVLTAPMVGVVAEVKANLGDVLARGQAVAIIEAMKIIAPVNAPFAGKVTAIHVQEGDRVEMGAVLAEVEPEGGIS
- a CDS encoding enoyl-CoA hydratase/isomerase family protein, coding for MSSIERAVESNGVGTITLNRPEQRNAFDDSMIAELMAAFADFGADTAVRVVVLRGMGSVFSAGADLDWMRRMAAYSREENLADALRLQALFAAIDECRKVTVAEVQGAAMGGAIGLISACDYAVAAEDCVFAFSEVRLGLAPATIAPFILRRTGGRARSWMVTGRKFSAEAALRAGLLDEVVPPDRLYNVAYESAAEFARAAPRAVAATKKLLRELPGIQSGAVAQHTAECIAELRVSPEGQEGLTAFLEKRAPRFDGLTG
- a CDS encoding methylcrotonoyl-CoA carboxylase; this encodes MILPTRVDTSLADYQENAARQRALTSSLKQAMEVARAGGGKAACERHHARGKMLARERIEALIDEGSPFLEFSTLAANGLYDGGAPGAGIVTGIGSVCGLDCMIVANDATVKGGTYFPMTARKHLRAQEIASENRLPCIYLVDSGGAFLPLQAQVFPDRDHFGRIFYNQARMSAAGIPQIAAVMGSCTAGGAYVPAMADQAIIVRGTGTIFLAGPPLVKAATGEEVTAEELGGADVHTRLSGVADYLAENDEEAIRLLREIVAAIPGQKQLPNGFAEAEDPLYPAADLYGIVPTDLRTPFEVREVIARLVDGSRFAEFKALFGTTLVCGFARWLGFDVGIMANNGILFSESAQKGAHFVELCCQRRIPLVFLQNITGFMVGRKYENEGIARHGAKMVTAVACADIPKFTVIIGGSFGAGNYGMCGRAYSPRQLWMWPGARISVMGGAQAAGVMVQIKREQMAAQGRELSEAEAEAIARPILEQYEDEGSPMYSTARLWDDGILDPVDTRMAIGLGISAAYNAPIPSTDFGVFRM
- a CDS encoding dehydrogenase, producing the protein MPKSLLIDPVKVRKRGEVLFAPIPVNEYGRTLKQERANFSDAELVRMLRDMTIIRTFETMLNDIKLKGSWSGIEYNHKGPAHLSIGQEASAVGQAWLLDCHDHIFGSHRSHGEILAKGLSAIDKLDDTTLTTIMETSLDGETLRAVERTGAGTVHDLAVDFLLYGALAEIFGREAGFNRGMGGSMHAFFTPFGIYPNNAIVGGSADIATGAALFKRIHRGAGIVICNIGDASASCGPTWEALSFATMDQFKTLWDSAHRGGLPLIFNFVNNFYGMGGQPVGETGGMGILARLGAGLSPTSLHAERVDGYNPLAVVDAIRRKRQTLERGDGPVLLDTVTYRYSGHSPSDASSYREKSEIDAWRKVDSLEQFGLQLEKANVLAASARGEMEQQVQEIVARALRSAADLEISPRANLMVDGNLLERTITSNQHRPVPAAPAGMETAAPWNGESADMLEPITANARSRQLEAKSRSGLDGDGTPLPRGKCLAMRDALYEAILPRLYADPTLALWGEENRDWGGAFAVYRGLTEATPYHRLFNSPIAEGAIVGAAVGYALEGGRALVELMYCDFMGRAGDELFNQLAKWQAMSGGTLEMPVVVRVSVGSKYGAQHSQDWTALVTHIPGLKVVFPATPYDARGLMTSALTGSDPVIFFESQRLYDMPEVFHPGGVPRDEYRVEIGKPDIKRSGSDVTILTVGATLYRALEAADRLKEEFGVTCEVIDARSLTPFDYTLPLESVRKTGRILLASDACERGSVLQTFAATIGRLAFDDLDAPPVVVGARNWITPPDELEEAFFPYPTDILDAIHENLLPLKGYKPVRPCGGDEVLRRSRLGV
- a CDS encoding DeoR/GlpR transcriptional regulator gives rise to the protein MLKHERHSRILRAMELGQSAEVASLAREFGVSEQTVRTDLAELVSLGRVERVHGGARLRVPTAGIEDGWQRRMQAQTRAKAAIAAASARLLQPGQRVLLDAGTTCLAIAAQMAPLTEVKVVTNSLAALELLSRAGLEVTLLAGVYHPQRRAVMGSLTRASIAQVGVDVAFIAPSGVDLKTGLTVADDDAAELKRAMIHAARRVCIVADSTKFGKAGHGIICPIDTGMEIITDAGVGEAERRAFKQRKVILNIAAAAPR
- the pstS gene encoding phosphate ABC transporter substrate-binding protein PstS yields the protein MKPPLRIALILVGAVVWALATSAASAQTIMGAGSSFAYPIYQKWFDAYHKLHPDVNFNYQPNGSGAGIAQYQSGVVDFGATDAPLTDAQLAASGRPTAQIPTVSGCIAMSYNLPNVRSGLRLSGSVIAEIYLGEIKQWNDKRIAALNPLIPLPNLPIVVAHRADSSGTTYVFTNYLASVSPEWKAKVGAAKSVNWPVGLGGNQNPGVAGIIKGSPGGFGYVELAYILQTHLPAATVENGSGNFVFPSVSSTALAVSAAAPQLKKDLRALTVSAPGMNTYPIVGLTYLLVPTNSPKPGVTAAMRAFLTWAMADGQQLAPSLAYAPLPPNVATANLKTIGATK